The sequence CCTGTCAGAGATTGCTGGAAGCCAGCTATGACCGGTGCCAGGCATATATGAAATGTCTAAACATACTCCAAATCTAGATATGACACCACAAATAGATATCCACACAAGGTATTGATATTAGACAGCTGTTTATGCTTTAGGCAAAGCAGTGCTAGCAAAAACTAAGTGAAACCACAGATATATATTTATGGATTTATTGCCACCATTTGATAGATGTAAGTTAATGAAATTTAAGTGCTGTTTTAGCTACATCTaatcccattttttttactgcaatgacTTGCCATAATGAGTTAAACTTCAATGGAGGTTTGAAGGAACAAAGATCAAAGCATCTATCAGCTGTTTTAGAATAGACTCCTAATTAGTCTCTATTCACATTGTGTTGTGTGATTATTCTTTCCAGGGTTCCAAGGTTCAGAGATGTGGAACCCAAACACTCCTTTGAGTGAGGACTGTCTGTATCTAAATGTCTGGTCCCCACGTTTCAACAAAAGTCAGCCCTCCACTATGGCTCCTGTCCTTGTCTGGATCTATGGAGGTGGTTACCACGGAGGAACATCTTCCCTGGACATTTATGGAGGCCACTTCCTCAGTAGATCTGAAGGTGTTGTTGTGGTATCAATGAATTACAGGTAAGTAGTGATGCAAGCAGAATACATAAAATACCAGGAGTGAGTAGGTATATGTCATATTTGTAACTGGAAACTCTATGATGGTTAATAGCAAGCATATTTGTGCATATAATGGAAACCATTCTCTATGCTTATTTAGAATACTGTGGAATCAGTGAGAATGAGTGAATAGTGGAATTTATCCTCATTTAAATGGTATCAACATCTTTACGCATTGTTGTGGTCATTCATGACAGATTGGGAGCTTTTGGCTTCCTGGCTCTTCCTGACAACAAGAACATCAAGGGAAATGTTGGCCTGCTGGATCAGCGCTTGGCCCTCAAATGGGTCGCTAACAATATTGCTGCTTTTGGAGGTGATCCCTCAAAGGTAAATGTTTTTGTCTACTTTCCTAAAATCAATCATTGTCTTAAGGATAAATAAGGTTTTGGGTAATGATTTGCTGTTGTCTCCAGGTAACTCTATTTGGGGAGAGTGCAGGGTCAGGATCTGTGGGTTTCCAGCTGCTCTCCCCTGGCAGCTACAGTCTTTTCCAAAGGGCTGTAATGCAGAGTGGCTGTCCTAATGCACCCTGGTCCACAATCAGCCAGACTGAAGCCTGGGACAGGTATGGCCTGCTAATGGATTTTTTTGCTTCacatatttatatgtaaatatatttggTCCAAATTCACACTAACATACTTCAAGAACAATCAGATAGATTGCCTTGAAATTTAACACATGTATTCATCGTCTCCAGAGGATGGACTAATATGTTTACCAATCCAATCTGCGAGAGAAAGATTCAAAGATATATCTGGCTTTCAGTGAAATGCTCTGTGGCTTCTATAATTGTGAAACGGAAGCAGTTGAAAATCACCATGCCTCTTCCTAGAGTGGGTGAAAATGAGTGAACAATCAAATAGGTCCTTGGTCAGAGACATGACTGGGAACCCAACAGTCACTCTAACAGAGCTTCTGAAGTTCTCTGAAAAGATGGGAGAATTATCCCAAGTGGGATGTCATCCAGGTAAATGGAAGCCACTCTGAGTAAAAGGCATGTGACTGTCCAGTTGGAGTTTGTCAAACACCATTTTCAGGCATGTTTCCCCTCGTTGTGGCTATTGTGACTCTATGGGTCATGCTAACATTTCACTTCCAACTTCTGTTGTAGAGATTGAAGGAAATGAGATGTTGCACTAcagctttgcaaaaaaaaaaatgccgtGCTTTACTTGAAAGTAAAAGCATAGAAATTAGCCATGTAGAAGTTTTGGTTAGTCTATTTATGCACATTACCCAGCTGATCACTTTGTATATTCATGCATTCGCCAGGTGGTTTACAGGTGTGAAGGTTCGTATAGCTTTCTATTTAGCATGTGGAGAGGTAGTAGCACACATGGAACCCAAcataaaatccagtttttatttgctgtaataggttttgctttatttgtggAGAGCTGACCATTTGGTGAAGGTCCAAAACACCATCTCCAGGACGTAAATGTTTGTCAAAGCCATAAATTCATGTGTTGTAGTTACACAAATGGGATTACACTCATCCATCTGTGGACAAATTGAGATTTTCCAAGCCTAGAATCAAAAGGTCTTGCTCTGTAAGGCAAAACATTTTCCTCCTCAGTGACTTCAGTGATGGCAGGAACACCATCTGTTTCCTGAAATATGTTGTCTTTCAGAAAGGTCCTGTTGTTGTCTGCCTTTACCTCTGTCCTCTGTGTCTTGTCTTCCATTTGATTTAGCCCCTAGTCTGTGCACTGTGGTTCGAATAAATACAGCCAACCGTCACACTGAAATGACTTGTAATTGTTCACATTATTGTCCACAGGGTAATCTGTCGTTGCATTTAGCTAAACTGTGGGTATGTCCATctcacacatgtaaacaaaccagCGTAAATGGATGAACGTACCAGTGAGTGTAAGTTTTCCCTGATGGAGATAAATGATGCAGTTAGCAAAATGGGTGTTTCAGGTATCTAATTCTAAAACTTACTTTCAATTagactaataataataataataataataataataataataataataataataataataatcataatcataatcataatcataatcataatcataatcataataataatcataataataataataatcatcatcatcatcatcattaattaattaattaacatattttgtgtgaaaaacatgattttcatAAAGCTACAGAGAGCTAAGGTTTGTGGAACCCAGTATACACTGTTTTGTGCAactctttgttgttatttgcaaacatagtattttttttttttgtgaagctGCAGTCAATGTCTCATTTCCCTGAATCTCTACAACAGAAGTGGATAGGGCAAAATTAGCATGACTGATAGAATTACAATAGccacattaatgagaaatatcccagaatgaaaaaaaagataaaactgaaTAATCCATCATGGCAGCTAAAGAGCAGTAAGGCTGTGCAAAAGAATACAtttatagaaaataaaagaaaaaaaaactaggttCTGCAGTGTAGATTAATCAACTTTTTCCATTAAATGCTCTTCACTATTTTGCTTGGTCCTTCTATCACCcatccttttctcttttccctcttATCTGGCTGAAATGATTCTTTCACATTCTTTATTTGCTCTTCCTTTCCACactttttcttatttgtcttcATTAATGTTCACCTTTCTCCCTCAAATTCCAGCTCATTCcttctttcatagatttttgtgctctctttttgttgtcaatATCCAGGTCCCTGATGCTGGCAAAATTGCTGGGGTGTCCCACATCTCATCCAGCTGTCGAGGATTGTCTGCAGCGGGCTGATCCTCAAAAAATCTCAATGAAGCAATATGATGTTCTCACACGACCTAAGATCTTAGCCTTTCCCTTTGTCCCTCATGTTGATGGAGACTTTCTACCAGATAAAGTTGAAGTaggtgtctgtgttttttttctatgtggTTGGGTTAGTGTGTGGGGAAGTAAGGCAGTgcctgttttttctgtgttttatacaTGGGAATCAAGAATAAAGCCAGTCTATGGTTTGTTATCTGTATGAAGCTGGGCGAATGACTGGCTTGACTGCATTATAATTACTTTATTTCATGCTGCCACGCCTTGAAACCTAGTATGTATATACACTAACATCCAATTGACATATTTATATTAATTAACCTGTACTAGCAGACATGTAACCTGTAGATGACAAACTCTGTACTGAATGGTTGAGTATCTACACAGTGTTGTTTGGCTCTCAGCAAAAATATTGTGATTCCATACTGTGCcttttaaattatatattatGTCCTTAGTTTGAAAAACTAATGGTcacctcctttttttcttcctgcaggtgcTGTTAAGTAGCAGTAACCTCCCAAAGAAAGAGCTGATGATAGGCTTAAACAAGGACGAAGGGACCTACTTCCTTCTTTATGAAGTGCCTGGATTCAACCTCAGCGGTCAGAGCCTCATCACCAGGAATGATTTCTTGAAAGGGGTGCAGCTTTCATTGCCCGATGCAAGTGATACCACAAGAGAGTCTGCCATTTTCCATTACACCGACTGGGCAGATGAGAACAACATGGTGAAAAATCGTGATGCACTGGGTAGCTTGGTTGGAGACCAAATGATCGTTTGTCCAGTGCTAGACTTTGCTCAGAGGTAAAGAATAATTCACAGTTTTAGTGATTGGGAATGGTCATAAGGTAAATAAGATCAAAAGGTAAATATTAAGATCCCATTAAATTTGAATTATGTTGATAAACCTGGCATTTAAATTGGAAACAAcctgtgcaaaaaaacaaaaacaaacaaacaaaaaaacttgaatCTACATCCTTGGGTGAGAAAAAactatccaaaaaaaaaatccagcttgAGTAATCCATGAGGTTAAAGGCTTATAATAACAAAGGTCTTCACAGCAGGTTATATTTAGTGAGATACGATGTTAAACTCTGGGAAGTTAgtactgtaatttttgtcttttatttggaTGAGAATAAGGAAAACCTCTATCTACCAGTAATGTGCTCTTGTGTATGTTGTCCAACACGGCACCTTGCTCTATGTCGCAACATTGTACTGTGGTTTGGCACTGTGACTACATCTGTGCAGTATCCCAGTCAAATTAATGAAGGTGCTGCACTTTTTTACAGGGTGCAACAgcctaacaaaaacaaaaactttccTGCTCTCCAGTCTAAT comes from Amphiprion ocellaris isolate individual 3 ecotype Okinawa chromosome 7, ASM2253959v1, whole genome shotgun sequence and encodes:
- the LOC111579784 gene encoding acetylcholinesterase-like isoform X2, which gives rise to MATISQPTHFALLLLLNFLAVSLATQDDLIISTKHGKVQGKLLSVLGGDVRAFLGIPFGKPPLGKLRFRAPEPVDKWEGVKDATKFSSSCYQMPDTAFPGFQGSEMWNPNTPLSEDCLYLNVWSPRFNKSQPSTMAPVLVWIYGGGYHGGTSSLDIYGGHFLSRSEGVVVVSMNYRLGAFGFLALPDNKNIKGNVGLLDQRLALKWVANNIAAFGGDPSKVTLFGESAGSGSVGFQLLSPGSYSLFQRAVMQSGCPNAPWSTISQTEAWDRSLMLAKLLGCPTSHPAVEDCLQRADPQKISMKQYDVLTRPKILAFPFVPHVDGDFLPDKVEVLLSSSNLPKKELMIGLNKDEGTYFLLYEVPGFNLSGQSLITRNDFLKGVQLSLPDASDTTRESAIFHYTDWADENNMVKNRDALGSLVGDQMIVCPVLDFAQRYSQNGRKTFLYLFDHRSSVNPWPAWMGVMHGYEIEFVFGMPLNVSLGYTKTEVNMTKKFMKHWANFARTGNPGINGANWPTFTLENQEYVTLNHNHPELKRMMRPKECQLWGKFIPQVQSISVADVFCLIA
- the LOC111579784 gene encoding acetylcholinesterase-like isoform X1, encoding MATISQPTHFALLLLLNFLAVSLATQDDLIISTKHGKVQGKLLSVLGGDVRAFLGIPFGKPPLGKLRFRAPEPVDKWEGVKDATKFSSSCYQMPDTAFPGFQGSEMWNPNTPLSEDCLYLNVWSPRFNKSQPSTMAPVLVWIYGGGYHGGTSSLDIYGGHFLSRSEGVVVVSMNYRLGAFGFLALPDNKNIKGNVGLLDQRLALKWVANNIAAFGGDPSKVTLFGESAGSGSVGFQLLSPGSYSLFQRAVMQSGCPNAPWSTISQTEAWDRSLMLAKLLGCPTSHPAVEDCLQRADPQKISMKQYDVLTRPKILAFPFVPHVDGDFLPDKVEVLLSSSNLPKKELMIGLNKDEGTYFLLYEVPGFNLSGQSLITRNDFLKGVQLSLPDASDTTRESAIFHYTDWADENNMVKNRDALGSLVGDQMIVCPVLDFAQRYSQNGRKTFLYLFDHRSSVNPWPAWMGVMHGYEIEFVFGMPLNVSLGYTKTEVNMTKKFMKHWANFARTGNPGINGANWPTFTLENQEYVTLNHNHPELKRMMRPKECQLWGKFIPQVQSISDKLLTCSNASGIIRCNYIFLLILLVKTFTY